From one Streptomyces sp. CA-210063 genomic stretch:
- a CDS encoding ferredoxin, producing MKVVVDMNKCQDHGQCVFAAPDVFQLDENGRLAYVDDPDDALLDEVEEAADVCPLQAIRIEG from the coding sequence ATGAAGGTCGTCGTCGACATGAACAAGTGCCAGGACCACGGACAGTGCGTCTTCGCCGCCCCCGACGTCTTCCAGCTCGACGAGAACGGGCGTCTGGCCTACGTCGACGACCCCGACGACGCGCTGCTCGACGAGGTCGAGGAAGCCGCCGACGTCTGTCCGCTCCAGGCCATCCGGATCGAGGGCTGA
- a CDS encoding NAD(P)/FAD-dependent oxidoreductase, translated as MTGRMVVAGASMAGLRAAEQLRSAGWTGAITLVGDEPHMPYNRPPLSKEVLAGKAPFESLAFRPRASVADVEWRLGTKVVASRLAERAVVLDDGSELSYDGLVVATGMRPRRLGCPGPLAGRHTVRTLADAQGLREELTRPGVRVVVVGAGFIGCEVAATAVGLGVAEVTVVDPLPLPMVGPLGELLGRALLRRHEERGVRFALGTGVARFEGEDRVTGVVLGDGTVLPADVVVESVGSLANTEWLDGNGLDLTDGVLTDGRLRVGGRPDVVAVGDVARFPNARYDGVPRRVEHWSIPTDTAKHAAKVLTGAEPAPFAPLPTFWSDQHDFRLQSFGAPALGRDDVRVLDGDPAADVLVGYHHAGRLVGVVALGGPAAVSAAARYRAELLQQPALTA; from the coding sequence ATGACAGGACGCATGGTCGTCGCGGGTGCCTCCATGGCGGGCCTGCGCGCGGCCGAGCAGCTGCGCTCGGCCGGCTGGACCGGGGCGATCACCCTCGTCGGCGACGAGCCGCACATGCCCTACAACCGGCCCCCGCTCTCCAAGGAGGTCCTGGCCGGCAAGGCACCCTTCGAGTCGCTGGCCTTCCGCCCCCGCGCGAGCGTCGCCGACGTGGAGTGGCGCCTCGGCACCAAGGTCGTCGCGTCCCGCCTCGCCGAGCGGGCCGTCGTACTCGACGACGGGTCGGAGCTCTCGTACGACGGTCTGGTCGTCGCCACCGGTATGCGGCCCCGGCGGCTGGGCTGCCCCGGCCCGCTCGCCGGCCGCCACACCGTCCGCACCCTCGCCGACGCGCAGGGCCTGCGGGAGGAGCTGACCCGGCCCGGTGTCCGGGTGGTCGTCGTGGGCGCCGGATTCATCGGCTGCGAGGTGGCCGCCACCGCCGTAGGACTCGGTGTCGCCGAGGTGACCGTCGTCGATCCGCTGCCGCTGCCCATGGTCGGCCCGCTCGGCGAACTCCTCGGGCGCGCGCTGCTCCGGCGGCACGAGGAGCGCGGGGTGCGCTTCGCGCTCGGCACGGGCGTCGCCAGGTTCGAGGGCGAGGACCGGGTCACGGGCGTGGTGCTCGGCGACGGGACCGTGCTGCCCGCCGATGTGGTCGTGGAGTCGGTCGGTTCGCTCGCGAACACCGAATGGCTCGACGGCAACGGGCTGGACCTGACCGACGGGGTGCTCACCGACGGGCGACTGCGGGTCGGCGGGCGGCCCGACGTGGTCGCGGTGGGCGATGTCGCCCGCTTCCCCAACGCCCGCTACGACGGCGTGCCGCGCCGGGTCGAGCACTGGTCGATCCCCACGGACACCGCCAAGCACGCGGCGAAGGTCCTCACCGGCGCCGAGCCGGCGCCCTTCGCGCCGCTGCCCACCTTCTGGAGCGACCAGCACGACTTCCGGCTCCAGTCCTTCGGCGCGCCCGCGCTCGGCCGGGACGACGTACGCGTCCTGGACGGCGACCCGGCCGCGGACGTCCTGGTCGGCTACCACCACGCCGGCCGGCTGGTCGGTGTCGTCGCGCTCGGCGGCCCCGCCGCCGTGTCCGCCGCGGCCCGTTACCGCGCCGAACTGCTCCAGCAGCCCGCCCTCACCGCGTAA